A genomic stretch from Thunnus maccoyii chromosome 19, fThuMac1.1, whole genome shotgun sequence includes:
- the LOC121885589 gene encoding phospholipid-transporting ATPase ID-like: MRMRYENRHKSDNQVNNRRVDVLIDGELKSEKWMNVQVGDIIKLENNQFVTADLLLLSSSEPLNLVYVETAELDGETNLKVKQALTVTGELGDSIDALAGFNGEVRCEPPNNRLDKYKGTLSLNGQTYALDNDKVLLRGCTLRNTDWCFGLVVFGGPDTKLMQNSGKTTFKRTSIDHLMNVLVLCIFGFLALMCSVLAIGNAIWEVREGSLFTAFLPREQGVDAALSAFLSFWSYVIILNTVVPISLYVSVEIIRLGNSFYIDWDRKMYYPKNDTPAQARTTTLNEELGQIKYIFSDKTGTLTQNIMTFNKCSINGKAYGELFDFSGQRMEITEKTQKVDFTWNQLADPKFIFHDHSLVETVREGNLAAQDFFRLLALCHTVMPEEKKEGELYYQAQSPDEGALVTAARNFGFVFRSRTPETITVVEMGKQVTYELLAVLDFNNVRKRMSVIVRNPEGKMTLYCKGADTIIYERLHPSCNKLMEVTTGHLNEYAGDGLRTLVLAYKDLDESYMEEWKQRHHDASTAMDDREQRLDELYEEIEKDLMLLGATAVEDKLQDGVPQTIEQLAKADIKIWVLTGDKQETAENIGYSCNMLREEMKEVFIVAANTAEGVKEELQNARRKMCPEGAEEPIVSKARAGLFWLEKTETVQDEKVDGEYGLVINGHSLAFALEKGLQLELLRTACMCQTVICCRVTPLQKAQVVQLVKKYKQAVTLAIGDGANDVSMIKAAHIGVGISGQEGMQAVLSSDYSFAQFRYLQRLLLVHGRWSYLRMCKFLRYFFYKNFTFTFVHFWYAFFCGFSAQTVYDEWFITLYNLVYTALPVLGMSLFDQDVNDRWSFQYPQLYSPGPLNLYFNKKAFVRCMMHSCYSSLVLFFIPWAAMRDTVRDDGKDVADYQSFALLAQTCLLVVMNIQLCLDTHYWTAVNQFFVWGSLAAYFAITFTMYSNGMFFIFTSSFPFIGTARNSLSQPNVWLTMFLTSLLCILPVVAFRFVLIQLWPTINDKVRHKLRKEALPAPTRRIPTKRISTRRSGYAFSHSQGYGDLVTSGRFLMKRPPKTRSVLFSQTDSPLDHNQPQHYHTITEEPQEPRRH; encoded by the exons ATGAGAATGAGATATGAG AACAGACACAAAAGCGACAATCAAGTGAATAACCGGAGAGTGGATGTCCTCATCGATGGAGA actgaaaagtgaaaaatggaTGAATGTTCAGGTTGGAGACATAATCAAACTGGAGAATAATCAGTTTGTCACA GCAGATCTTCTGTTGCTGTCAAGCAGTGAGCCTCTCAATCTGGTCTACGTAGAAACTGCTGAATTAGATGG TGAAACCAATCTGAAGGTGAAACAGGCTCTGACTGTAACTGGAGAGTTGGGAGACAGCATTGATGCACTGGCTGGCTTCAATG gtgaAGTGCGATGTGAGCCTCCTAACAACCGTCTGGACAAGTACAAAGGGACCCTGTCTCTGAACGGACAGACGTATGCTTTGGACAACGACAAGGTGCTGCTGCGAGGATGTACTCTGAGGAACACAGACTGGTGCTTCGGTCTGGTTGTGTTTGGAG GTCCTGACACCAAGCTGATGCAGAACAGCGGAAAGACAACGTTCAAACGGACGAGCATTGATCACCTCATGAATGTCTTGGTGTTGTGT ATCTTTGGTTTCCTGGCGCTCATGTGCTCCGTTCTGGCCATTGGCAATGCAATCTGGGAGGTGAGGGAGGGCTCACTGTTCACAGCGTTCCTCCCTAGAGAACAGGGGGTTGACGCCGCTCTCTCggctttcctctctttctggtCTTACGTCATCATCCTCAACACAGTGGTGCCCATTTCTCTCTATGTCAG TGTGGAGATCATCCGTCTGGGGAACAGTTTCTACATAGACTGGGACCGGAAGATGTATTACCCCAAAAATGACACTCCTGCCCAGGCGAGGACCACCACACTCAATGAGGAGCTGGGCCAGATCAAATATATCTTTAGCGACAAGACTGGCACCCTTACGCAGAACATAATGACTTTCAACAAGTGCTCCATCAATGGGAAAGCATATG GGGAGCTGTTTGATTTTTCTGGACAAAGGATGGAAATAACAGAG AAGACACAGAAAGTGGATTTCACCTGGAACCAGCTGGCTGATCCAAAGTTCATCTTTCACGACCACAGCCTGGTGGAGACGGTGAGAGAGGGAAACCTGGCGGCACAGGACTTCTTTCGCTTGCTGGCTCTGTGCCACACTGTCATGcctgaggagaagaaagagg GGGAGCTCTACTATCAGGCTCAGTCTCCTGATGAGGGCGCCCTGGTGACTGCAGCAAGAAACTTTGGGTTTGTGTTCCGCTCACGTACTCCAGAGACCATCACGGTCGTGGAGATGGGAAAACAAGTCACCTATGAGCTTCTGGCTGTCCTGGACTTCAATAATGTGCGCAAGAGGATGTCAGTCATTG TGCGTAACCCTGAGGGCAAGATGACCTTATACTGCAAAGGAGCAGACACCATCATCTATGAAAGACTGCACCCGTCCTGTAACAAGCTGATGGAAGTTACCACTGGACACCTCAAT GAGTATGCAGGTGACGGCCTCCGTACACTGGTTCTGGCCTACAAGGATTTGGATGAGAGCTACATGGAGGAGTGGAAACAACGCCACCATGACGCCAGTACCGCCATGGACGATAGAGAGCAGAGACTTGATGAACTTTATGAAGAGATAGAAAAAGACCTGATG CTGTTGGGGGCAACAGCTGTGGAGGACAAGCTGCAGGACGGTGTGCCACAGACCATAGAGCAACTGGCTAAAGCTGACATCAAAATCTGGGTCTTGACTGGGGATAAACAGG AGACAGCGGAGAACATTGGCTATTCCTGCAACATgctgagagaggagatgaaggaggTTTTCATTGTGGCAGCAAATACGGCGGAAGGAGTCAAAGAGGAGCTACA GAATGCAAGAAGGAAAATGTGTCCAGAAGGAGCAGAAGAGCCAATTGTGAGCAAAGCTCGTGCAGGCCTGTTTTGGCTTGAGAAGACAGAGACTGTGCAGGATGAGAAGGTGGATGGAGAATATGGCCTGGTTATAAATGGACACAGTTTG GCCTTTGCACTGGAGAAGGGCTTGCAGCTGGAGCTGCTGAGGACAGCATGTATGTGTCAGACAGTGATTTGCTGCAGGGTCACCCCTCTGCAGAAGGCCCAAGTGGTTCAGCTGGTCAAGAAGTACAAGCAGGCTGTCACTCTGGCCATTGGGGACGGGGCCAACGATGTCAGCATGATCAAGG CTGCTCATATCGGTGTAGGCATCAGTGGTCAGGAGGGCATGCAGGCAGTTCTCTCCAGCGACTACTCCTTCGCCCAGTTCCGTTACCTCCAACGCCTCCTGCTTGTGCACGGTCGCTGGTCCTACCTGCGCATGTGCAAGTTCCTGCGATATTTCTTTTACAAGAACTTCACCTTCACCTTTGTGCATTTCTGGTATGCCTTCTTCTGCGGCTTCTCTGCTCAG ACTGTGTATGATGAGTGGTTCATCACCTTGTACAACCTGGTTTACACAGCTCTTCCTGTCCTTGGCATGAGCCTTTTTGACCAG GATGTGAATGACCGCTGGAGTTTCCAGTATCCTCAGCTCTATTCTCCAGGCCCACTGAATCTATATTTCAATAAGAAAGCCTTTGTGCGCTGCATGATGCACAGCTGCTACAGCTCCCTCGTCCTCTTCTTCATCCCATGGGCCGCCATGCGTGACACGGTCCGAGATGATGGCAAAGATGTTGCAGACTATCAGTCCTTCGCTTTACTGGCGCAGACCTGTCTGCTCGTTGTGATGAACATACAG CTGTGTCTGGACACCCATTACTGGACGGCAGTCAACCAGTTTTTTGTGTGGGGCAGCCTGGCTGCCTACTTTGCCATCACATTTACCATGTACAGCAATGGCATGTTCTTCATCTTCACCTCCTCTTTCCCCTTCATCG GCACTGCAAGAAACTCTTTGAGTCAGCCCAATGTGTGGCTGACCATGTTCCTGACTTCCCTCCTCTGTATTCTGCCTGTGGTGGCTTTCCGCTTCGTTCTCATTCAGCTTTGGCCCACCATCAATGACAAG GTGAGGCATAAGTTGCGAAAGGAGGCACTGCCAGCTCCAACGCGTCGTATACCTACCAAGCGTATCAGCACCCGGCGGTCGGGCTACGCCTTCTCTCACTCCCAGGGCTATGGTGATCTGGTGACATCTGGAAGATTCCTAATGAAACGACCCCCGAAGACTCGATCGGTCCTGTTCTCCCAAACAGACTCTCCTCTGGATCACAATCAGCCACAGCACTACCACACCATTACAGAGGAGCCGCAGGAGCCACGGCGCCATTAG